One Chiloscyllium plagiosum isolate BGI_BamShark_2017 chromosome 34, ASM401019v2, whole genome shotgun sequence genomic window carries:
- the LOC122540172 gene encoding zinc finger protein 501-like, producing the protein MQGKSTNYCGEKTCICSAFGAGFRQSSGLTEHKCSHIGEKPWKCGDCEKNFKSPSDLERHRRSHTGERPFPCSKCGKGFIQLSHLLKHQQIHTGEVALECPNCGKCFTRSKELMSHQRVHTDQRPFKCSHCGTAFRYPSRLIVHQRVHTGERPYVCSECGKGFTRSSSLLTHKRAHTVDVRFKCPDCQNCFESSRELMSHQCVHTEERLFRCSQCGSGFRHSSRLIVHQQIHTGERPFTCSECGKGFSQSRYLLRHQRIHTEDRPFSCSECEMRFTDSSALLRHQQVHTGERPFTCSECGKGFILSSHLLIHQRVHTGERPFKCPVCGKCYKTSWELMTHQRIHTGERPFRCSHCGTGFKRSSQLTVHQRVHTGEKPFTCSECGKGFAHSSNLMRHQRVHNTLKAEDLQTGNSETHLIRGPLDSSLSNIIDLLCRSFRNLE; encoded by the exons ATGCAAGGTAAAAGCACCAATtactgtggggagaaaacatGCATATGTTCTGCGTTTGGAGCAGGATTCAGACAATCATCTGGACTCACAGAACATAAATGCAGTCACATTGGAGAAAAACCATGGAAATGTGGAGACTGTGAGAAAAATTTCAAATCCCCCTCTGATCTGGAAAGACATCGGCgaagtcacactggggagagaccattcccctGTTCCAAATGTGGAAAGGGATTCATTCAGTTATCCCACCTTCTGAAACACCAGCAAATTCATACTGGGGAAGTGGCACTTGAATGTCCAAACTGTGGGAAATGTTTTACACGTTCCAAGGAACTAATGtctcatcaacgtgttcacactgaccAGAGACCATTCAAgtgctctcactgtgggactgCGTTCAGATACCCCTCTCGACTCATTGTACACCAGAGAGTGCATACTGGAGAGAGACCATACGTCtgctccgagtgtgggaaggggttcactcGATCATCTAGCTTACTTACACACAAGCGAGCTCACACTGTGGATGTACGTTTTAAATGCCCAGACTGTCAGAATTGCTTTGAAAGTTCCAGAGAGCTGATGTCCCATCAAtgtgttcacactgaggagagactgtTCAGATGCTCTCAGTGTGGGAGCGGCTTCAGGCACTCATCTCGACTCATTGTACACCAGCAAATTCACACTGGCgagagaccgttcacctgctctgagtgtgggaagggattcagtcagtCACGTTATCTGTTGAgacaccagcgaattcacactgAGGATAGACCATTCTCCTGCTCTGAGTGTGAGATGAGATTCACTGATTCATCTGCTCTACTGagacaccagcaagttcacactggggaaagaccattcacctgctctgagtgtgggaaaggattcatttTGTCATCCCACCTGTTaatacaccagcgagttcacactggagagagacctTTCAAATGCCCAGTCTGTGGGAAGTGCTATAAAACTTCCTGGGAATTGATGACCCATCAACGAATTCACACTGGTGAGAGACCATTCAGGTGCTCTCATTGTGGGACTGGGTTCAAGCGATCATCTCAACTCACTGTCCACCAGCGAGTTCAtactggggagaagccattcacctgttctgagtgtgggaaaggatttgcTCACTCATCTAATCTGATGAGACACCAACGAGTTCACAA CACATTAAAAGCGGAAGATTTGCAGACAGGAAACTCAGAAACACATCTCATTCGGGGACCACTCGATTCATCACTTTCGAATATCATCGACCTTTTGTGTAGAAGTTTCAG GAATTTAGAATGA